Genomic window (Mustela erminea isolate mMusErm1 chromosome X, mMusErm1.Pri, whole genome shotgun sequence):
ACAATATTCCAGGCACACTGGCCTTCTGGTGGAACTTATCTGTGGATTTCTGTGTCTTTTAACTCCGGTCTTACCCACTACCTTGAGGGAAACTCCTTGAGGACCCAGACTGTTCTGGTGGGGGTGCCTCCAGAAGCCAACCCTGACCCAGGAATCAAAGTCAAGTCGTTTATTTGGGGGTAGGGGAGTGGGCCAGCAAGACAAAGAAGAGATAAGGCAGCCGATGGAGACTTTTAGTAAGCAACTTAGCATTGGGGGTTAACCTGAGCGTGTTCCCACTGAGGGGGTCTGGGGACCAGCAGAGAACATACACCTTAGAGATGTCCCATCTGAGGGCCGAGGGGGCAAGGGTACTTACCTACGGGCTCTCATCTGTCATTGGTTAAGGGCTGCTGCCAAGGCGTGTTCATTTCCTGGCCCTTCCAGCCTGCTAAGTCCACAAACGGAACAGAGCAGCCTTCTGCAGCTCGAGAGGAAGccctccagtgaagacatacagaCACTGGTGGTTGGCAGTTGGCCAGCACACACTGGAGCTGCAGGGACACGAGTATACAGGCTGGGAACTAACAGTGTCTGTTACACGGCCTGTGACTATCTTGTTCGCAGGCCCTTGCTCATAATGAATGCCCTGTGAGACTGAAGGCTGAAGGAGGATGGTATCCGTTATGTTGCTAGAGCAGAGCTGGGTCCAACAGATCAAGGTTCAAACATCCCTGGAGTCAAATGGTAGGGTGAAAGCCCTCTCTGTGTTTAGGCCCTCTGGTCACTCACGCTGGCCTCCGCCAACACCCCCATCCTGGGAAATTCTCAGGGCAGGCATCCTGGTATGTGTCTGGGACACTGTCAGGACTTGACCCAGGGTAGGCAACAAACTTCCACCTCTTCATCTCAGTGTGGTCCTTAAAAGCGCAGTGGCTTGCCGGAATGGCTACAGTGAGAATGATGGAGGGTGCCGAGCAATGGTGGGGATGTGGCGCTCACCACCATGGGATGTGGAGATTGGAAACCTGGCGTCATTTACTAAAGCTCATCCCATTTTGCCTGTGACTTAGGCCCTAGGTTtatgcccaagagaaatgagtgCATCTATCCATCAAAAGATGTATAcaataagggatgcctgggtggctcattcggttaagcatctgccttcagctcaggtcatgatcccagggtcctggatcaagtcccacataaggaatctctgctcagtggggaccctgcttctccctctgcccctccccctgcttatgtgctctccctctgatgaatagataaataaaatcttttttaaaatgtatataacaacaaaaaaatgtgcaTAATAATGTTCAGagaattggggcacctaggtggctcagtcatttaagcatctgccttcagctcaggtcatgattccggggtcctgggattgagccctacatcaggctccctgctctgtggggagtctgcttctccctctctctgtgcccaccactccccctgcttgtgtgtgctgtcaaataaataaataaaattttttaaaaatttcacagagcgcctgggtggctccgtaggttaagcctctgccttcggctcaggtcatggtctcagggtcctgggatcaagccctgcatcgggctctctgctcagcagggagcctgcttcccccccccaccccgcctgcctctctgcctacttgtgatctctgtctgtcaaataaatctttttaaaaaatgttcatagaatcactttttttaaaaaagattttatttatttatttacttgtcagaagagagagtatgcacaagcaggcagactgtcaggcagaggcagagagagaagcagattccctgctgagcaaggagcctgatgagggactccatcccaggatctcgggatcatcatgacctgagccaaaggcagcggcttaaccttctgagccacccaggcgtcctgacaGAATCATTCTTAATAGCCCCAACAGAAAACTCCCCAAAGGCCCATCAACACTGGAACCAATGAGTGTGATCTAGTCACACAATGGAAGGGATTACAGCAATGAGAACAGACAAACTACCGGTTATATAACGTGGTTCCATCTCACAAACCTCACACTGAATGAAGGAAGCTGGACGGGAAAACgtatgattgcatttatatggACGTCCCAAGGCAGGGGGTCAGGGGTTGGACCTgaagggagctttttttttttttagtgttttaaacatttacccatttgacagacaagtaggcagagaggcacacagagacagagagagaggaggaagcaggctccccaccgagcagagagcccaacgcggggctcgatcccaggaccccgggaccacgaccggagccgaaggcagaggctttaacccactgagccacccaggtgccccctgaaggGAGCTTTTAGTGTTcattcatgttctctttctcgaCCTGGGTCCTGGTTACATGGGAGTGTCTGGTTTGTAAAAAGTAAATGACCTTTGAAGCCTGtatgtacattttgtttattttttaaagattttatttatttatttgggggagagagagcatgagtggtgggggcagggggagagggagaggcacactccccactgagcagggagcctgacttggggctcaatcctaggaccccaggatcgtgacctgagttgaaggcagacacttaacccattgagccgcCCAGGGGCCCCTGCCTGTACATTTTAATTCAGTGTTCAGTACAATGAAGTTTTGAGGTGGCTGGTGtggctgggagggaaggaaggtggtATTGTTGCCATCGGGAAGAGAGCAAAAGCGGGGATTTTTAGGATTTAGTCTAAGTGCCAGCTCTTGTTTGGCCAGAACGGAGGTTTCTTGAGATCCTGGGAGCTTGAGAAGGAGGCATATCTGGGGGGGATTGGAAGCGTGCAGCCTCAGAGGCCATAAGCCTGAAGGCCACTAATGGTAGGCCATGGCGCCTACACCACAGGCAGCAAAAGTATCACGTTTCTCAAGCACATACTGAACCAGTCCCTGCTCTGAGCGCACAGGCGTGCCCGAACGCCTGCGCTCGTGCAGCTTACCTCCCGAATGCGGTCAGTGGGGGTAGAGATTCTCGGGTAGATGGTAGGGTATGGTGGCGAGAAGCTGAGGTTTATTATAGGGAATATACTCAGGTACTTGGTGGCCGGGCTAGCACATCCCCTTCACTTCCCGTCCCGGTACCTACGGGCTGGAAGGTGGAGTGCTCTCTTCACACACTGGGATTCTCTGCTTTGGGGCCTAGCCTCAGGCTGGGAGACAGGCCCCACAGGGAAGCACTCCGGAAGTGAAATCACTCACTTCCAGAAAGGCTCTCGCATGGACGTTGCTCCCACCTTAGCCATGCACCGGTGGGCTGGGGCTCTTTCTGAGACTGAGCAGCTGGGGGTAGAGACATCACCTCTAGCGGTGGGTCCATCGGGACACATTTTCTTCTGGTAGCCAGGGACTGGGGGCTCCTGCACTCTCCAAAGTCCCAAGcagggacacacagagagatggcAGCAATGAGCATGGGATCTCGAGTTGTGAAGTATGAGCTTTAGAACAGGGCCACTGTGCAGAGGGCAGAGATGCCAGGGACATGAAGGGGCGCCCACATGTCCAGAATTAACAGGAATTTAGGGGAGATTCCCTGGAAAGATAAAGAGAGCCGGAACAAGTCTCCTGAGCTCCATCTTCCAgaatacagagagacagagacaaagacagaggaaGGCTGAAAGaatgagcccgatgtgggcaGACAGCCTATTCCCAGAGAAAGAACATGCAGGGGGAGAATTCCTGCAAGTGAGCGGGcggggagagaaggggaacagGCAGagacatgcatgcatacacagaGATGTGTGTCTTGAGTGCAAGACCACCCAGACTgggacagaaggggagagagaggcatcCAGACTCACCAAGACACAAGACGGGCAGAAACATCAAAACGTAGCAAGAAACAGAGAAGGTGGTGAGGGAGACAAAGGCTTGTGCTTAGCAACAGAAAAGCCCTGTTCGGACACACCACCCTCAATTCCCAGTCGTCCTGGCCCTTCTTCTATGATTGGTTGCCACTGATTTCTTCCCATATGCCACACCCCATGCAGAGGAGCCCTGAGCCACCCTTAAGGAGCCCAGACTATTCTGCCAGAGAGAGATGCCACACGGAAGAAGACTGAAATGCCAGATATGCGAGTGAAGAAGCTACCTGGGACATCTGTCCCAGTTAAAGGTGCCTTCAGCCCGCCGCCACCATCTGACTGCAACCACCTGAGGCCCCAAGAGGAGCCACCTAGCTAAGCCCAGTCCACCACAGGACCATGAAAGAGAATGCTAAATGGTCATCTCAAGCCACTAAGTCTTACGGTGTTTGTTATCCAGCAACAGATAACCAGAACAGGCTGCAGTGGCCTTTTAGAATCTGACACGCCCATTTCTGCACCCCACTCCCACACAACACAAAACCGACACCAGCCAGTCAAACTTTTAGTCCCTTTAATTAGGTGCTCTGAAGAAAGGGGAGAATGACAGGCAGGCGGAGGAGAAGGTGATGGTTCTTGAGCCCCACTTGGCAACAGGTCAGTCCTCATCCTCTGGTAGCTGGATCTTGCTGGGGTCAAAGCAGTTGGATTCCATGATGGGGAGGCCATTGGCCTCTCGGTATTTAACAAGCCTCTCAGCTTCTCGGCGGGCCCACTCCTGCATTCTGGAGGCAGCAGCATGGGGGTGGATGTGAGGGAGCCTCACTGGACACCAATCCCCATTTTAGCTCCCCAATCCCCACTGGCACAAAGAACAGGAGTCTTGGCTCAGCCCCCTTCaatctccaccccccccccccattttactCTCTCCGACACACCCATGCACCTGTAATCAGGCAGATAAGCTATAAAGGTGCTGCCAAGGACCAAGACGATGgagaagccaaagaaaaagaCGACCCGCATGTTCCAGAGGTCCACAACAGGGTCCTTGTCATAACCGTGGGAGTCTGGGTTCTGTGGCAAGAAGAGGAAAAGGTCAGTGAGGGCTTCCTGTGGCTCCACAAAACCTTATGCTGGCTCTGCATAAGGTGGTCTCCAATTTCACCTCAGACccatctcccctctctcctttaatTCCTCTTTCTAGTCTTAGGAGTTATCAAACTCCTttctaccacagggcctttgcacttactgttccctctgcctggaaagtcTTTCCCCCTGATAGCATCATGGCTAGGTCTGTCTCCTGGCTCAAAATATTGGCTTCATAATCACTTCCCTTAGGAGGCAGTCCCTAGTCACCTTATCCATTACTTGTCTTAAACTATAGGAAATTGCCACTTTTATAGGTTAAAGATGGTTGCATATTGCTAATTTCCTATGGTTTCACCTAAAATTACCCCCTACTCCCCAAGTCACTCCCCATCCACTTATCTAGCTTAACTTTCTTTCTAGCAGTTACCAGTTTACCAAGGTAGCAGCATCTCCCCAGATCCTATCACATTATCTTATTACATACTCAATAGCACTGTTTCCGAATATTTTACATGACTATCGTCTGTGCTCTCCATTACCATACAAGCTCTAGGAGGGCAAGGGCTTTGTCTGATTTCCACACTGCTGAACTCCTAAGGGTCCTGAACCACACCTGGCATACAGCAGGCCCTGGGTCCTTATTTACAGaacgaatgaataaatgagtaagatCCTATATATCCAAGCCAGAGGATAGTACTGATGAAGAACCTACAGTGTGCCATACACAAACTTCACAATGTATCAGGGAGGCAGAAAGTAGCAATAATGATTAACACTTTCTAATGCTGAATACTAGGTTGCAGCTGCTCTTCTGAACATTTTGACTCATTTAATTACATGAGGCAGACGTAGCATTTTACTTTCTATAAGGCGTACTCATactttccccattttacaaagaGGCACCAAGGAGTTAAGctacttgaccaaggtcacaaaGATGAACAACTATCAGTGCTTGTATTCCAACCCTGGCATTCTGGTTTCAGAGTCTCTGCTATCCCCACAGCAGAGCGGACCCGGTTCCCCCACACGTTCATCTCGGCGAGtttgggcaagtcacctaacATCTTTATGCTTCAGCGTCCTCATCGGTAGACTAGATATGCTCAGAGTACCAACTTCGAAAtggggttgttttgaggattagatAACGTACCTAAAATGTTTAGAGCTCTGGCACCGAGCAAGCCCCATAGGGGTGTTTAGTATTACTGTCGTTATGTTATACTGCTTCTAACGTGTTTTGAGCATCGCCCACTTCAGGTTTGATACCCGTCTTCAAAACAAAGCCAATCTTGCTCCCGGCCCTGAACTGAAGATTAGCAGGGGACAAAGAAGGAAATCAAGCTAAGCAAAGTTCCCAAGTCTTCGAGGATCTCACCAGCAGCGCAATTCTCAGCCGCTTAAGAACGTCCTCTACGGCGTCCCGTCCGCCGGTCCCTCCCTGACTGACCCTTCTTGTGTCCCgtttcccctccctctcaccttctcgtAGAGGTTTTCGTCCTCCGGATCTGGGTCCTCCTGCCAGCGTACGGTCGGTTCCGGCGTCCGCT
Coding sequences:
- the NDUFB11 gene encoding NADH dehydrogenase [ubiquinone] 1 beta subcomplex subunit 11, mitochondrial, with product MAAGLLGWSARRVLAVAATRGLPAARVRWESSSARAVIAPSAVAGKRTPEPTVRWQEDPDPEDENLYEKNPDSHGYDKDPVVDLWNMRVVFFFGFSIVLVLGSTFIAYLPDYRMQEWARREAERLVKYREANGLPIMESNCFDPSKIQLPEDED